DNA from Arthrobacter sp. FW305-BF8:
GGTCAGCTCCGCGGGCACCGTGGTCACCAGCATCGCGGGCGGCTGGATCAGCGACCGGATCGGCAAGCGCAAGACCCTGGTGATTGCCTCCAGCCTCATCATCATGGCGGGCCTGATCGTCATCGCCATGAGCCCCGGCACGGGCCAGGTCCTCGTGGGCCAGGCGATCGTCGGCCTCGGCCTGGGCTGCTTCGGCGCCGTCGATGTGGCCCTCATCGCCGACCTGCTGCCCAGCGGCCAGACGGAAAATGCCAAGACCTTCGGTGTCTTCAACATTGCCCAGGCGCTCCCCCAGTCCATCGTGCCCGCCGTCGCCTTCCCCGTCATCGCGCTCGGCGGCTACCCCGCACTCTTCCTAGGCGGGGCCGCCGTCGGAATCATCGGCGCCGTCCTCGTCACCCGCATCAAAGGAGTCAAGTAAGTGAACCCCACCCTGTCCGCACAAAAGTCCTTCCGCGCCGCAAACGCGGAACTGCCGGCGGAAGCCGAAGCGCGCCTGCGCGAGTTGGCCGGAAGCCTGAGCCTGGAGCAGCAGGTCAAGCTGCTCACCGGCGCCGATGTCTGGTCCACGCACGCACTGCCGGAAATCGGGTTGAGCCGGATCGTGCTGTCCGACGGGCCCGCAGGCGTCCGCGGCGAAGACTTCGACGAGCGGCACGACTCAGTCTCCCTGCCGTCGTCGTCCGCCCTCTCCGCCACCTGGAGTGTGGACATCGCCCGCCGCTACGGCCAGGTGCTGGGCCAGGAGGCCCGCCGCAAGGGCGTCCACGCCGTCCTGGGACCCACCATCAACCTGCACCGTTCCCCGCTGGGCGGCCGCCACTTCGAATGCATGAGTGAGGATCCGCGCCTCACCGCCACCCTGGCCGCCGGTTACGTTTCCGGCGTGCAGTCCATGGGCGTGGGCGCCACCCCCAAGCACTACCTCGCCAACGAGGCCGAGACTGACCGCTTCACCGCCGATTCCGTCGTCGATGAGCGGCCCCTGCGGGAGCTCTATCTGGCCGCGTTCGAGGATGCCGTCACCGAGGCGCGCGCCTGGCTGGTCATGAGCTCCTACAACTCCATCAACGGCACCACGGCCAGCGAGAACAAGCTCCTGGAAACCCCGCTGTCCACCGAGTGGGGCTTCGACGGCGTCGTAGTCTCGGACTGGACGGGCGTCCGTTCGGTGGATGCCGCCAACGCCCGCCAGGACCTGGAGATGCCCGGCCCGGTGGGCCACTGGGGCGCCAAGCTGCTTGCCGCCGTCGAGGACGGCCGCGTCAGCGGGGACGCGATCCTGGAAAAGGTCACCCGCATTCTGCGCCTGGCCGCCAGGGTCGGTTCGCTCGAAGGTTTCGATGCCGCAGCCACCGCCTTCCCCATGGAACTCGACGGCGCCCAGGTGGCCCGCGAGGTGGCAGTCCGCGGAGCCGTGCTGGTCCGCAACGAGGGCGGCCTCCTCCCGCTCGACGCCAATTCGCTCAGCAGCGTTGCCGTCATCGGCCACAACGCCGAGGAGGCCCGCACGCAGGGCGGCGGCAGCGCCACCGTCATGCCGCGGTACACGGTCTCGCCGCTGGAGGGCCTGCGCAAGGCACTGCCCGACGACGTCACGGTCACCTACGCCCGCGGCGCCAAGGTGGCCGAGGGGCTGCAGCCGTTCGCCCGCAAGGCCCTGCACAACCCGGTCAGCGGCGTGCCGGGCATGCGCGTCACCTTCCTGGCGGCCGACGGCACGGAGATCTCGGGCGAAGACCGGCTGGCGTCGCACCTGATCTGGTTCGGCGTCGGCATTCCGGAGGGCGCGGCTGCCATCCGCATGCAGACCGAATGGACAGCCGAAACCGCCGGCGTCCACCACCTCGGCGTGGGCACGGTGGGCCCCATCGCCCTCTCCATCGGCGGCACCGAGGTCTTCAACGGCGAACTTGAGGACGACACCGACGTCCTGGGCGCCGCCCTGTTCGATCCGCCCCAGACCATCCACGCCTTCGAGGCCGCCGCCGGCCAGCGGTTCGTCATCGACGCGCTGTACCAGCTGCCGCAGCAGCAGGAGATCCCGCTGACCGCCATCC
Protein-coding regions in this window:
- a CDS encoding beta-glucosidase family protein, whose translation is MNPTLSAQKSFRAANAELPAEAEARLRELAGSLSLEQQVKLLTGADVWSTHALPEIGLSRIVLSDGPAGVRGEDFDERHDSVSLPSSSALSATWSVDIARRYGQVLGQEARRKGVHAVLGPTINLHRSPLGGRHFECMSEDPRLTATLAAGYVSGVQSMGVGATPKHYLANEAETDRFTADSVVDERPLRELYLAAFEDAVTEARAWLVMSSYNSINGTTASENKLLETPLSTEWGFDGVVVSDWTGVRSVDAANARQDLEMPGPVGHWGAKLLAAVEDGRVSGDAILEKVTRILRLAARVGSLEGFDAAATAFPMELDGAQVAREVAVRGAVLVRNEGGLLPLDANSLSSVAVIGHNAEEARTQGGGSATVMPRYTVSPLEGLRKALPDDVTVTYARGAKVAEGLQPFARKALHNPVSGVPGMRVTFLAADGTEISGEDRLASHLIWFGVGIPEGAAAIRMQTEWTAETAGVHHLGVGTVGPIALSIGGTEVFNGELEDDTDVLGAALFDPPQTIHAFEAAAGQRFVIDALYQLPQQQEIPLTAILLGEEAMVTDPQAEIRAAVEAARTADVAVVVVGTNAAIESEGFDRKDLDLPGHQNELVEAVAAVNPRTVVVVNAGSPVLMPWLDRVSSVLLGWFGGQEFGTAVADILLGKEEPGGRLPTTWPAALEDVPVLSTTPVDGKVVYSEGIHVGYRAWLRQQAAGGAAPLLPFGFGLGYTTFELGSAHAPQSVPAGQDLVVHVPVRNTGTRTGREVVQVYLSREDSAVERPVRWLAGYAGTHLAAGGTDTVEVRIPARAFGHYDGGWQVEHGTFRLLVGRHAADDFQALEVEVR